From a region of the Mercurialis annua linkage group LG1-X, ddMerAnnu1.2, whole genome shotgun sequence genome:
- the LOC126670001 gene encoding casein kinase 1-like protein 3, which translates to MERLIGNKYKLGRKIGSGSFGEIFLASHINSGEIVAVKIENSKTKHPQLMYEAKLYSILQGASGVASIRWCGVDRDDNVLVLDLLGPSLEDLFVYCGRKLSLKTVLMLADQMISRIEYTHSKGFLHRDIKPDNFLMGLGKKANQVYIIDFGLAKRYRDSTTNRHISYKENKSLTGTARYASCNTHLGIEQSRRDDLESLGYVLLYFLRGSLPWQGLKAATKKQKYDKICEKKVSTPIEVLCKSHPVEFASYFHYCHSLTFDQRPDYGFLKRLFRDLFSREGYEFDYVFDWTILKYQQKSQAQASTLLPGSKVTSSRAVAMKLDKRKGVNGNSSSAEVTERRISSGNAVSPNIHVQPRSPQKIGTDTAIDKHIVSNTPTPSTSFARPSSFKRYVKKVEASTDTTNIGRGIGSRTGVSSLLRISSFK; encoded by the exons ATGGAGAGGCTAATAGGAAACAAGTACAAGCTGGGTCGCAAAATTGGAAGCGGATCGTTCGGTGAAATTTTTCTAG cTAGCCATATTAATAGTGGTGAAATTGTTGCTGTTAAAATT GAGAATAGCAAAACAAAGCATCCACAATTGATGTATGAAGCTAAATTATATAGTATTCTACAAGGAGCAA GTGGTGTTGCAAGCATAAGATGGTGTGGTGTAGATAGGGATGATAATGTGTTAGTTCTTGATTTGCTAGGTCCGAGTCTCGAAGATTTGTTTGTTTATTGTGGAAGGAAATTATCACTTAAAACAGTCCTGATGTTGGCTGATCAGATG ATTTCAAGAATAGAATATACGCACTCTAAAGGATTTTTACATAGAGACATTAAACCAGATAACTTTCTCATGGGTCTTGGAAAGAAAGCCAATCAG GTGTACATCATTGATTTTGGACTAGCAAAACGATACAGGGATTCAACAACAAATCGCCACATTTCTTACAA AGAGAACAAAAGCTTGACGGGGACTGCACGCTATGCAAGTTGTAATACTCACCTTGGAATTG AGCAAAGCCGTCGGGATGATTTAGAGTCTCTGGGCTATGTTCTTTTGTACTTTTTGAGAGGAAG cCTTCCATGGCAAGGGCTGAAAGCAGCAACGAAGAAGcagaaatatgataaaatatgtGAAAAGAAGGTGTCAACTCCAATAGAG GTCTTATGCAAATCACATCCTGTGGAGTTTGCGTCCTACTTCCATTATTGCCACTCCTTAACATTTGATCAGCGACCTGATTATGGTTTCTTGAAGCGCCTATTCCGCGACTTGTTTTCTCGGGAAG GATATgaatttgattatgtttttgACTGGACAATTCTGAAGTACCAGCAGAAGTCACAAGCTCAAGCATCG ACCTTGCTGCCAGGTTCTAAAGTAACAAGCAGTCGAGCTGTGGCTATGAAGCTGGATAAGCGTAAAG GGGTCAATGGTAATTCTTCTTCAGCTGAAGTTACAGAACGTAGAATATCTAGTGGTAATGCTGTTTCTCCTAATATTCATGTACAGCCACGATCGCCTCAGAAAATAGGCACTGATACTGCAATCGACAAACAT ATTGTTTCAAATACACCAACACCATCTACTTCGTTTGCTAGACCCAGCTCCTTTAAAAGATATGTTAAGAAAGTGGAAGCTTCAACTGACACTACAAATATTGGTCGTGGAATTGGGAGCAGAACTGGCGTCAGTAGCTTGCTGAGAATCTCTTCATTTAAGTAA
- the LOC126669910 gene encoding VAN3-binding protein, which yields MATLELYSLLSMRSCTKDQSAEDSEPSENSKSRMSCSSSKSLSNKKLENIDENSDAIWEAVACDAPETPTESMVFLARSWSVSAMEISKALSSTCDQLPPGLDANAAAPKESLLQQFPSTGNGSPPISPRDSEEMKELFLLHQALNPDFLSSQQLLKTGLYKSILKGRTMGRWMKDQKERKKQEIRTQNAQLHAAVSVAGVAAAIAALAASNAMAAEMAASQQKPPSKTTVAMASAAALVASHCIEIAEDMGADHDQILTVVNSAVNARSSGDIMTLTAGAATALRGANTLRARLQKGHGATFALMEEKFEESNETNILAALNFAARGGELLKRTRKGALHWKQVSFSINSNWQVVAKLKSKHMAGTFTKKKKCVVSGVYSDISAWPGRENDDCDEQRAYFAIKTAERVIEFECRSKGDKRMWTEGIQHMLNCRTNLKYETATNCYKNGF from the exons ATGGCCACTCTGGAACTCTATTCTTTGCTGAG CATGAGAAGTTGCACTAAAGACCAAAGTGCAGAAGACTCTGAACCAAGTGAAAATAGCAAGTCCAGAA TGAGTTGTAGCAGTTCAAAGAGCTTATCTAATAAGAAGCTCGAAAATATTGATGAAAATAGCGATGCAATTTGGGAAGCGGTGGCCTGTGATGCTCCTGAAACTCCTACTGAGTCAATGGTGTTTCTTGCTAGATCATGGAGTGTTTCTGCCATGGAGATTTCTAAAGCTCTTTCCAGTACTTGTGATCAATTACCTCCAGGGCTAGATGCTAATGCTGCAGCTCCTAAAGAATCT TTGCTTCAGCAGTTTCCAAGTACTGGTAATGGCAGCCCCCCAATTTCTCCAAGAGATAGTGAAGAAATGAAG GAATTGTTTTTGCTACATCAGGCACTCAATCCAGACTTCCTATCCAGTCAGCAACTGCTCAAAACCGGG CTGTACAAGAGCATATTGAAAGGTAGAACAATGGGAAGATGGATGAAGGATCAAAAGGAGCGGAAAAAGCAGGAGATCAGGACTCAAAATGCTCAACTCCATGCAGCAGTGTCCGTCGCAGGGGTTGCTGCAGCCATTGCTGCTCTAGCTGCCTCGAATGCCATGGCAGCAGAAATGGCAGCAAGCCAACAAAAACCACCCTCCAAGACTACAGTTGCAATGGCCTCTGCGGCAGCTCTAGTAGCATCTCACTGCATTGAGATTGCGGAAGATATGGGAGCCGATCATGATCAAATCTTAACAGTTGTCAACTCTGCGGTTAATGCAAGGAGCAGTGGAGATATCATGACACTAACAGCCGGAGCAGCTACAG CCTTGAGAGGAGCCAACACTTTAAGAGCAAGGCTGCAAAAGGGGCATGGAGCTACATTTGCTCTCATGGAGGAAAAGTTTGAAGAAAGCAACGAAACTAACATCTTGGCAGCATTGAACTTCGCGGCTAGAGGTGGAGAACTTCTCAAGCGTACAAGGAAAG GAGCTCTCCATTGGAAGCAAGTTTCTTTTAGCATCAACTCTAATTGGCAG GTGGTAGCTAAATTGAAAAGCAAGCACATGGCAGGAACATTCACGAAAAAGAAGAAGT GTGTAGTCTCTGGCGTATACAGTGACATCTCAGCATGGCCTGGAAGAGAGAACGACGACTGCGACGAGCAAAGAGCTTACTTTGCGATAAAAACAGCTGAAAGAGTAATAGAATTTGAATGCCGAAGTAAAGGTGACAAACGGATGTGGACTGAGGGGATTCAGCATATGTTGAATTGCAGAACCAATTTAAAATATGAGACGGCTACCAATTGTTACAAAAATGGTTTTTGA
- the LOC126670089 gene encoding lactoylglutathione lyase GLX1-like: protein MLRTLHPPSPSSIITVLKQSSCRASCFHIKLSSDSDTTRRLALFQLGAAAAIPHSHLFAFKASHLLRVDADATTFPKMVPVTTHFADQNVLEWVQNDQRRMLHAVYRVGNLDKTIKFYTECLGMKLLRKRDIPEDRYSNAFLGYGPEVSNFTVELTYNYGVDKYNIGNGFGHFGIAVEDVVKTVNLAKAKGAKVSKEPGPTKGGSTVTAFLEDPDGYTFELLERGPTHEPLCQVMLRVGNLDRAINFYQKAFGMQLLRRRDNPESKYTVAIMGYGPEDKNAVLELTYNYGITEYDKGDGYAQIAIGTNDVYKSAEAIKLCGGEIILEPGPLPGINTKITACLDPDGWKSVFVDNVDFLKELE, encoded by the exons ATGCTAAGAACACTGCATCCACCGTCACCTTCTTCAATTATCACTGTCTTGAAACAAAGCAGTTGCAGAGCTTCTTGTTTTCATATAAAGCTCTCTTCTGATAGTGATACCACCAGAAGACTTGCTCTCTTTCAACTTGGTGCAGCAGCTG CTATCCCCCACTCCCATTTGTTCGCTTTCAAAGCATCTCACTTATTAAGAGTGGATGCCGATGCTACCACATTTCCCAAAATGGTACCTGTGACCACTCATTTTGCTGACCAAAACGTATTGGAGTGGGTTCAAAATGATCAAAGAAGAATGCTTCATGCTGTTTATCGTGTTGGCAACCTGGACAAGACAATAAA ATTTTACACTGAATGTTTGGGGATGAAGCTGTTAAGAAAGCGTGACATTCCAGAAGACAGATATTCAAATGCTTTTCTTGGATATGGACCCGAAGTTTCTAATTTCACCGTAGAACTTACTTACA ATTATGGAGTTGACAAGTATAACATCGGAAATGGTTTCGGCCATTTTGGAATTGCAGTTGAGGAT GTTGTCAAGACGGTAAATCTTGCAAAGGCAAAGGGTGCCAAAGTTAGTAAAGAACCTGGTCCTACTAAAGGTGGAAGTACAGTAACTGCTTTTCTTGAAGATCCAGATGGCTATACCTTTGAGCTGTTGGAGAGGGGACCTACACACGAACCCCTGTGCCAAGTGATGCTTAGGGTGGGCAATCTCGATCGCGCCATAAATTTCTATCAGAAG GCCTTCGGTATGCAGCTTCTCCGCAGAAGGGATAATCCAGAGTCAAAG TATACAGTAGCCATAATGGGGTATGGTCCTGAAGATAAAAACGCTGTGCTGGAATTGACATATAACTATGGAATAACAGAATATGACAAAGGAGATGGTTATGCACAG ATTGCAATAGGCACAAACGACGTCTACAAGAGTGCAGAAGCAATTAAACTATGCGGAGGAGAAATTATTCTTGAACCTGGCCCTCTGCCAGGGATCAATACCAAGATCACTGCATGCTTGGATCCTGACGGATGGAAATCA GTGTTTGTTGATAATGTCGATTTTCTTAAGGAATTGGAGTGA
- the LOC130014664 gene encoding aquaporin TIP4-1-like: protein MAKLALGTRREATQPDCIKALIVEFITTFIFVFVGVGSAMAANKLLGDSLVGLLFVAVAHTLVVAVMISAGHISGGHLNPAVTLGLLAGGHITVVRSILYWIDQLLASSAACFLLSYLTGGMATPVHTLASGVGYLQGIVWEIILTFTLLFTVYATIVDPKKGSIDGLGPTLTGFVVGANILAGGAFSGASMNPARSFGPALVSWNWTDHWVYWVGPLIGGGLAGFIYENFFIERSHLPLPNDEEEY, encoded by the exons ATGGCCAAACTCGCCTTAGGAACTCGCCGAGAGGCCACTCAGCCCGATTGCATTAAAGCCCTTATCGTCGAGTTTATTACCACCTTCATCTTCGTCTTTGTCGGAGTAGGATCCGCCATGGCTGCTA ATAAATTGCTGGGAGATTCGTTAGTGGGCTTACTTTTCGTGGCTGTGGCGCACACTCTAGTTGTGGCCGTAATGATCTCTGCCGGCCATATTTCCGGTGGTCATCTCAATCCCGCGGTCACTCTAGGACTCCTTGCCGGCGGTCACATTACTGTTGTCCGATCGATCCTTTATTGGATTGACCAATTGCTGGCTTCTTCAGCTGCTTGTTTCCTTCTCAGTTATCTTACAGGAGGAATG GCAACTCCGGTACATACCCTGGCAAGTGGAGTTGGATATCTCCAAGGAATAGTGTGGGAAATTATTCTAACATTCACCTTGCTCTTCACTGTCTATGCCACCATTGTTGACCCTAAGAAGGGTTCCATTGATGGGCTGGGCCCAACTCTGACTGGGTTTGTAGTCGGAGCTAATATCTTAGCCGGCGGAGCATTCTCTGGGGCTTCCATGAACCCGGCTCGATCTTTTGGGCCTGCTTTGGTGAGCTGGAACTGGACTGATCACTGGGTTTACTGGGTTGGGCCCCTTATTGGAGGTGGGCTAGCTGGATTCATCTATGAAAACTTTTTCATTGAGAGGTCTCATCTTCCACTTCCTAATGATGAAGAAGAATACTAA
- the LOC126666295 gene encoding aquaporin TIP4-1 — protein sequence MAKIAIGTRREATQPDCIKALIVEFITTFLFVFVGVGSAMAANKLLGDSLVGLLFVAVAHTLVVAVMISAGHISGGHLNPAVTLGLLVGGHITVVRSILYWIDQLLASSVACFLLSYLTGGMATPVHTLASEVGYLQGIVWEIILTFTLLFTVYATIVHPKKGSIDGLGPTMTGFVVGANILAGGAFSGASMNPARSFGPALVSWDWTDHWVYWVGPLIGGGLAGFIYENFFIERSHLPLPNDEEDY from the exons ATGGCGAAAATCGCAATAGGAACACGCCGAGAGGCCACTCAGCCTGATTGCATCAAAGCCCTAATCGTCGAGTTTATTACAACCTTCCTCTTCGTTTTTGTCGGAGTAGGATCCGCCATGGCTGCTA ATAAGTTGCTGGGAGATTCGTTAGTGGGCTTACTTTTTGTGGCTGTGGCGCACACTCTAGTTGTGGCTGTGATGATCTCTGCCGGCCATATTTCCGGTGGTCATCTCAATCCGGCGGTTACTCTGGGCCTCCTCGTCGGCGGTCACATTACTGTCGTCCGATCCATCCTCTACTGGATTGATCAGTTGTTAGCTTCGTCAGTTGCTTGTTTCCTTCTCAGTTACCTTACAGGAGGAATG GCAACTCCGGTACATACCCTAGCAAGTGAAGTTGGATATCTCCAAGGAATAGTGTGGGAAATTATTCTAACATTCACCTTACTCTTCACTGTCTATGCCACCATTGTTCACCCCAAGAAGGGTTCCATTGATGGGCTGGGCCCAACTATGACTGGCTTCGTAGTCGGGGCTAATATCTTAGCGGGCGGAGCATTCTCCGGGGCTTCCATGAACCCGGCTCGATCTTTTGGGCCTGCTTTGGTGAGCTGGGACTGGACTGATCACTGGGTCTACTGGGTTGGGCCCCTTATTGGAGGTGGACTAGCTGGATTTATCTATGAAAACTTTTTCATAGAAAGGTCTCATCTTCCACTTCCTAATGATGAAGAAGACTACTAA
- the LOC126664790 gene encoding protein JINGUBANG-like gives MYSTNAMEFYGKKTLFSFMAHHQDSNTILQSPPPPSTPTTNLSPIRTFNYQEMNDQELQFSPPRPSTTTNLAYISPSSPESPWTLSPLRTPSPSLLYHCIASLHRNDGNIFSIAVSNGVVFTGSESKRIRAWRQPDCIQRGCLKSSSGEVRAILANGNMLFSSHKDRKIRIWNITVSDNFRIRKVSTLPKKNSFLSFSRSNTQYHKDYISCMAYYHAEGFLYTGSYDKTVKVWRVLDKKRVDSFTAHEDNINAIVVNQDDGCVFTCSSDGSVKIWRQVYRENSHTLTMTLKVQQSPVNALALSSSSPPSNCFLYSGSSDGSISFWEKEKFSGRFNHGGFLQGHRFSVLCLATVEKLIFSGSEDTTIRVWRREEGSYLHECLAVLDGHRGPVRCLVACLEMEKFVMGVLVYSASLDHTFKIWRVKVLHEENMCLDCSDSKMKGMEYEMSPVLSPSWVERKLRASPFQ, from the coding sequence ATGTATAGCACTAATGCCATGGAATTCTATGGCAAGAAAACTCTCTTTAGCTTCATGGCTCATCATCAAGATTCAAATACAATTTTGCAATCTCCTCCTCCACCCTCTACTCCGACTACAAATCTCTCCCCAATAAGAACTTTTAATTATCAAGAAATGAATGATCAAGAACTCCAATTTAGCCCTCCACGCCCATCTACCACCACAAATCTTGCCTATATCTCACCATCTAGCCCCGAATCACCATGGACACTCTCTCCTCTCCGCACCCCTTCTCCTTCTCTTCTCTACCATTGCATCGCGTCCCTTCATCGCAACGACGGTAACATCTTCTCCATCGCTGTCTCGAATGGAGTCGTCTTTACGGGCTCGGAAAGTAAGCGTATTCGTGCTTGGAGACAGCCGGATTGCATCCAACGAGGCTGTCTTAAATCGAGTTCAGGAGAAGTTCGAGCTATTCTAGCCAATGGTAATATGCTTTTCTCTTCGCATAAAGATCGTAAAATTCGAATATGGAATATCACGGTGTCGGATAATTTTCGAATACGAAAAGTCTCTACTTTGCCTAAAAAAAActcatttctttcattttctcgATCGAACACGCAATATCACAAAGATTATATCTCTTGCATGGCTTATTACCATGCAGAAGGGTTCTTATACACTGGATCATACGATAAAACTGTCAAAGTTTGGagggttttagataaaaaacGAGTCGACTCATTTACAGCACATGAAGATAATATAAACGCCATAGTAGTGAATCAAGATGATGGGTGTGTTTTCACATGTTCATCAGACGGTTCAGTCAAAATATGGCGACAAGTTTACAGAGAAAATTCGCATACTCTTACGATGACACTAAAAGTTCAACAATCTCCGGTTAATGCATTGGCATTAAGCTCATCGTCGCCGCCGAGCAATTGCTTTCTTTACTCAGGATCGTCTGATGGTAGTATAAGTTTCTGGGAGAAAGAGAAATTCTCCGGTCGGTTTAATCACGGTGGATTCTTACAAGGTCATAGGTTTTCAGTTCTGTGTCTAGCGACTGTAGAAAAGTTAATATTTAGCGGGTCAGAAGATACGACAATTAGGGTTTGGAGAAGAGAAGAAGGAAGCTATTTGCATGAATGTTTAGCGGTGTTAGATGGACATAGAGGGCCTGTTAGATGCTTGGTTGCTTGTTTGGAAATGGAGAAATTTGTGATGGGTGTTTTAGTTTATAGTGCAAGTTTGGATCATACTTTTAAGATTTGGAGAGTTAAGGTTTTGCATGAAGAAAATATGTGCTTAGATTGTTCAGATTCGAAAATGAAAGGTATGGAGTATGAGATGAGTCCTGTGTTGTCTCCTTCATGGGTGGAAAGGAAACTTAGGGCCAGTCCTTTTCAGTAG
- the LOC126676471 gene encoding catalase isozyme 1-like yields MDPYKNRPSSAHDSQFWTTNSGAPVWNNNSSMTVGPRGPILLEDYHLIEKLANFDRERIPERVVHARGASAKGFFEVTHNISDFTCADFLRAPGTETPVIVRFSTVVHELGSPETIRDPRGFAVKFYTREGNFDLVGNNFPVFFIRDGMKFPDLVHAFKPNPKSHIQETWRIFDFLSHIPESSHMLTFLFDDLGIPQDYRHMDGFGVNTYTLINKAGKVHFVKFHWKPTCGVKCLLDEEAIKVGGTNHSHATKDLYDSIAAGNYPEWKLFMQIMDPADEDKFDFDPLDVTKTWPEDIFPLQPVGRLVLNKNVDNFFAENEQLAFCPAIVVPGVSYSNDKLLQSRIFSYADAQRHRLGPNYLQLPVNAPKCAHHNNHHDGFMNFMHRDEEVNYFPSTFDPVRHAEPYPIVSAVVTGKREKVVIEKENNFKQAGDNYRSWDPERQERFLNRIVEGLSDPRITHELHTIWISYWTQCDKSLGDKVASRLNMKPSI; encoded by the coding sequence ATGGATCCCTACAAGAACCGACCATCAAGCGCTCATGACAGCCAGTTCTGGACTACGAATTCCGGTGCTCCCGTATGGAACAACAACTCATCCATGACCGTTGGACCCAGAGGTCCAATTCTTCTTGAAGACTATCATCTGATTGAGAAACTTGCAAATTTCGATCGAGAGAGGATCCCGGAGCGTGTTGTCCACGCTAGGGGTGCTAGTGCAAAGGGGTTCTTTGAAGTCACCCACAATATCTCCGACTTTACATGTGCTGACTTCCTACGAGCTCCTGGAACTGAGACACCAGTTATTGTCCGTTTTTCTACCGTTGTTCATGAGCTTGGAAGCCCTGAAACCATAAGGGACCCTCGAGGTTTCGCTGTGAAGTTCTACACTAGAGAGGGTAATTTTGATCTTGTGGGGAATAATTTTCCCGTTTTCTTCATTCGTGATGGGATGAAGTTTCCAGATTTAGTGCATGCTTTTAAGCCTAACCCTAAGTCTCATATCCAAGAAACTTGGAGGATTTTTGACTTTTTGTCCCACATTCCTGAAAGTTCGCACATGCTTACCTTTCTCTTTGACGATTTGGGTATTCCGCAAGATTACAGGCATATGGATGGCTTTGGTGTTAACACTTATACTCTGATCAACAAAGCCGGAAAAGTCCACTTTGTCAAATTCCACTGGAAACCTACTTGTGGCGTAAAGTGTTTACTTGATGAAGAAGCAATCAAAGTTGGAGGGACCAATCATAGCCATGCAACTAAGGATCTATACGACTCAATTGCTGCGGGTAATTATCCCGAGTGGAAGCTATTTATGCAGATAATGGATCCCGCTGATGAGGATAAATTTGACTTTGATCCACTTGATGTGACCAAGACCTGGCCTGAAGATATTTTCCCCCTGCAGCCTGTCGGACGCCTGGTTTTAAATAAGAACGTTGATAATTTCTTTGCTGAAAATGAGCAGCTTGCATTCTGCCCTGCTATCGTAGTCCCTGGTGTTTCTTATTCAAATGATAAGCTACTTCAGAGTAGGATCTTTTCCTATGCTGATGCTCAGAGACACCGTTTGGGACCCAACTATCTACAGCTCCCTGTTAATGCTCCGAAATGCGCTCATCACAACAACCACCATGATGGTTTCATGAATTTCATGCATAGAGATGAAGAGGTCAATTACTTCCCATCCACATTTGACCCGGTTCGCCATGCGGAGCCTTACCCGATTGTTTCCGCCGTCGTCACCGGAAAACGGGAGAAGGTTGTGATTGAGAAAGAGAACAATTTCAAACAAGCAGGAGATAATTATCGATCTTGGGATCCTGAACGACAAGAGCGGTTCCTCAATCGGATAGTTGAGGGCTTATCTGATCCTCGCATAACTCATGAGCTTCATACAATTTGGATCTCTTACTGGACTCAATGCGACAAATCCTTGGGTGACAAGGTAGCAAGCCGTCTCAACATGAAACCAAGCATTTGA